The following DNA comes from Musa acuminata AAA Group cultivar baxijiao chromosome BXJ1-4, Cavendish_Baxijiao_AAA, whole genome shotgun sequence.
GAGGAGAGAACGAGTGTGTGTTACCGAGAAGAGTCCGCCGGAGATCGCACGAAAACCCCTCATCGGAGGAAGATGCCACCGTCGAacgccgatggagaggaagacgCCGTGGTTCGGCGATGGGAAGGAAATGCCGACCCCGCGCTGTTAGGTTTACCAAGATCTGGTTCGACCGAAACAGAACCAATAAACCCAATTCCTTTAGGCTCGACCCGTATTGCTGacagaaaattaataataattttggGGGAAAGCATTTTATCTAAATCTAATCATATATATCTCCTATACCACTAACGATAACAATAGTTTCCAATGAAGCTGCTAATTACTCCAATTACGATTAATCCCTCCCATAGAAGTGCATATATTAGAACGAGTAAATGATCAGTACCAAATAGATTGCAAGTCACCTAAGACTGTTTGTACGTAGCACATAAGAAGGGTTGATGCAATTATGTACTGAACCATAAGAAGCATTATGAACAACATTGACGAGAGCAAAAAATTATGTACGTGAAGAATGACAAATGAACTCATAAATAATTAGAAGGAACAAATCATTCGGTGATTGCCACTTGGATATGTGCAACTAACAAATGTTCTACTACATTAATGTACTCCTTGAGCATGCTACCCCCTGTTTCACAAAGTTATGCtaagttgtaagattaaatgtggTAATGCTTTCAACATATACTTCCCCCTCAATAATTGCTTCTCTTACGATATATAACAACAgtaataaattgtttgatcttatAATCATCACACCCTATATCCTAAAtcctaaaatataatttatatgcaGGAGCTTATTTaactaaaaaaaatcatttaattcaAAAAGAgccttagataatttataaatatgatttaaaaaagaTCAATTTCGGTGATCATTCaacataaatttttttgaaagtaaaatcattaaaaaattacttttgatatctatttaaaataattaatttttttaaaatataaataggtaagaagtatccttatggctttaaTCTAATCATAATCTATATTCTCTTCTTTGTTGAAATATTTTACCACTAATTTAGTCTTGCTTCAAACTATAACATCTTGTTCATCTTACTTATTCTTAAAAATCCATTTAGTATCAATTATAAGATAGTCACTAGGTCTATGAACAAATGTCTAAACTTTGTTTAgttcaaattaatttaactcttTATGAATTGTCAAGACCCATAagtcatttttaaattattatatttagaatcgatttgagattaaaaaaatagtATCTATATAAACTTTTAATGTATCTCTAATAATTAATTCCTCAGGATAtgcatttatatacatacattccGTATGTAAAATTTGTTTGGAAGtaaatgcatctaagttgctttaAAGACGGaatcttcattcaaatttaatttatcgatttcaaaataatcatcaaaattattatttttagcttCAATATATccataaaaaataacatgaatggattattAAATaactaataatatcttattgaaaactcgataagcttaCGAATATCTAATTTTGTATCAGAGATACCTTTGTCAtttaaaataagatatttaatgttGGTTTTTTTATAGTTCAACTTTTTATAAGGAGTTTTAAATGCACGAGAACTTATAAGAATTTTGTTTATGATATAGCATGTTATGTTAACGATTTTGActcaaaaatatttgagtaggctatgttcattaagtATAATCATTTCCATCTcttgtaattttttattctttatcttaataactctattttattatagatttcttgaagtgaaaattttatgataatacccattcaattcataaaattcttaaaaattataattttaaaattcaccaccatgatcactataaatagaggaaatcataaaatatttttcattttgaacttatttataaaacttaataaaatatttaaaatagtcATTTTTACGTGTCAATAAAtatatccaagtatatctactatagtcatcaataattacaaaagcataCTTACTACCTCATATACTTATGatgtggtccaaataaatccatgtgAATTAGTTATACTGAACTAAATATACTTGGTTTTTGGATTTAAATATACTCCTTATATATTTTCCTAATTGGCttgtattataaattttatatttaataaatttgaTTTTAGGTATTCCTTTATAAATTCTTTAATTCTaatttatgaaactaatttcataCTAGCATAttttaatctcctatgtcaaagctatccatcatcattcaaaactaaaaaataagTTACATCACATAAATCACTTGTTAAAACTATCATAGATTTATTCTTATTTGATATTTCTATAATACTGAAATTTAAATTCAATATTATATCCCTTATTACAAAGTTGGCTAATACCCATTATGTTGTATTTTAAATTATCTACCAAAAGTATATTTTTAATCAAGAGATTTAATTTATtatcaatatttttaatatcaatgtttttttctttattgttgTTTATAAAGACAACATATCATCAATCTCAACTAGTAAGAAGTTTATAGGATCTCCAAACATATACTATGAGCATCCGGTATCAAGATACTATTTTTTATTCTTAACTTTTATTTGGAGATATATCTATAAAAAAGAAAGGTttattttaggtatccatttaactTTATGATCTTTATAGTTAAATCTATTTTTCTTATCTTTTGACTTTAAATTATTTATGTTTTTAGAAATATAAACTAATttaagatatatcttttgactttaaattatttattttttaaaaaaatctaaactAATTTAGAATAATTATATTTCTTAAGAGAGCATGTGTAAGCATAGTGATTAAACTTTTCATAAAAGTTACATTTAACTTTAGGAGGAACGTAGAGTGTGAGCCCTTTAACAAATTTAGTTAATGTGCTACTActtataaaatcaatattttttaaaataaataacctTATTTAGCAAGAATCAAATCAAATGACTCAacttgaaatattaaaaaaataatttaaaatattaatcgaAATAACCCAAATACAAGCAATATGTTGAAGAGTTATtgctttataatattttattattttagttttgaggTTGGACATTGAATTGTAATACTCTCAACTCTTCATGCAGATTAACAAAAATATGCTAATGTTGGTTAAAAAGTATATTTCATTGGTCCAGTCTCATAAGTCTTTCTATGCTATCTAATTGGGACTCATGtactttataatattattaaaataatggCACAAGTATCAGTGACctcaaaattatttaataaataaaaaataattcgaATCTTGAATATAAATGCATCTCAAATCTTGTATACATTACTATTGACGATACAagattcttcaagtgaaaatatgACACGCGTCTTATAAATTagaacattataatatatatatatagtgtatatatatatatatacatgtatatattatatatatacatattatatatatatatatatatatatatatatatatatatatatatatatatatatatatatatatatatatatataacatcgtCGTCTACCATATTGTGTATATCTATCAACTGAAAGAAGCAATCTATATGTCGTCTTTCCAAATTATTTCAGTTCATAAACAATAacattaaagaaataaaatactTTGGTCACCTTGCTTATACTTAATAAATATATGTTTAACGTATATTATATGGTCATGAAGCTAactaaaaaaaatgatgactttatataatatttttgacatatgaacctcTAAATATGTCCCAACGTTATAATAAAAAGTTAGTCCAAAAAAATCAACTCATGATATACCATATCATGATTTTGGTTggcctttaaaatcatagttttgaTATCAAGAAATAATCCAAATGTCATAAAATTTTCAGAAAAGCTTTCAATTGTAATAAGAGAGAcctctataataatttttttaatttaaagaaaaatttcaatattttttcttatatatttagaATCCAAACAATTTatgatttttctattttcttcattttttctccttatcacttgatgcctttatgtaatatattttgacatttgagcttttaAATATGTTCTTAAGCTATAATAAAAAGTTGACCCCAAAAATCAACTCTTAATATTTGATACCCTAATTTTGGTTGAACATCAAAATCATAGCATCGATATCAAGAAATGATCCAAATGctatgaaataaaataaaaaaaaaactttcaattGCAACCACATATAACTCACCACAACATATTCGCAAATGATTATTATCACTTCTTCTTCAATTACGGAAACTTCATCTCTCTCAATACTCCACGAGATCAAATAAATTCAATTTAATCAATTTTCATCTTTAACTTTTGGTCTTGCCTTCAATAATgaaaatttcttaaatttttttttttaagttcataaCATGCATCCTTGTCTTCTTTATCATATCTGTCTGATAGTACTAGCAGTAGCGtaacatttttcttttcttcctataaCTCCTTATTTCTTAAGAACTATATATAATTGTTGGTTCGTAGATCATATATTTCTATCTTCGTCCTAGAAGGCTTCCAAACTCCTTGGGTACCAATCCATAAGTAGTTCATTACTACAACCAGTATAAAGGCCATAAGATTCTTAATTATCTTAACATATATATCACAGTTTTTGTATTCTGTTTATTGGGGTTCACAACTTTGATTGCTCTTTTTACTGCATAATTAAAAACTAAAATATTAACTAGTTATCTAAAATAAAGGAATAAATTGTGTGCACGATAAAAAACACATACATAAGTAGGTGGTGCCTCATCATCATGTATCTCATAAGTACCTCCGCAATTGGTAACTCAGAAGTTGGTGAACTGTATTAATTAGTCATGCCTCACATGACTAAAGTACTAAATCTTTAATgatctataaaaaataaaaaataaccattaggataattttttaaaataataattttgataaactcattttatcaaattatatcttTGATATCATTTTATTAATTATCTTCTTGTGGGAATTAACCTTTCCAAAATTTTGAAGATTATACTTTGGTTGACGCCTTGAAGCACAACAAATGCTCATAAAATGACCCCTAATAAAGATCaaataaatattatgataaaataatagtAAATGATATTATTAATATAGTCATTTGTAAAATGCTCATTTTTAATAGCTGACAAAAAAATAATCTCCATTTTGTTTTAACTTTTGTACTCTTTGCTACTAGGACTTCTCAGAATTATAAGAGTTAACTGTTGTTGCCCAactaaacttattcaaattcttcAAATTATCAATGATTGATactgataagatcatttagtcccatattggttgaggagtatgagaACTAAGAACTCATAAATTTACTATGTCTCTCTTACCcttgaatatattttttgaaactcACATGTTTTAAAATGAATAAAACGAATAAAACTATATCTAAACACATGTAAACACATACAATAAGTATAGTCGATAAAAATCCATCattgattaattatttttagcTAGATGCAATAGTATCATCCACTTTTTCAAATCTCTATGGATCGGTTAATCcattgaaaaatatttctttgtaAAAAATCCTTTAGATTAATATGCATTTAGATCAATTATTTCTTCATATTTAGAATAAAAGAAACATCTAACACCAAAAATAATATCTCCACTTCATTCGCTATAAACTTATCCTTTTTATCCTATCTTTCTATAATTGTTCATAATAATTCATGGGTTAAAGCTATACAGGGGATATCTAACAAATGGTCAAATAATGTACTATTTATAATATGTAAATGACACTGCTCGGTGGTATTGACGTAAAATTTTCTCTATTATGCTTATACTACCATATTTTCATGAACCGAAAAAAGGGTGCAACCATTACATAAAATTAAccattacctatatatatatatacatatatatatttatataacatGACCAACTCGACACTTGACCGCCCATGCCACGCGGCGGGTCAATTTTATGTAATGGTTGCACCTTTTTCCGGTTCACGGCACGTGGGTTTCTCAATTCAATATCCCGCCCAACCGAAACATCCCCCACCTTATTCTAGTAATTTACATTTCGGCCCTTTAACTAATCCCAACACACTGTTCTGCATGTGCAGATGGGCGTGTCGTATCCCTACCAGGTGAAGGTTTTATCTGGAATTCCATCTCCCGGTCAAAATGGGGGTCGAACTTGGTTTGATCGGACCACATCGGACCCGATTCCGAAGTCGTCGTCTATGACCGCATGTTCCTCAGCAGCGGTCATGCTTAACCATGGAGAAATCAGAGACACGCATGCATTGTCTCAGTCCATCGGACCGAGTCAAGCGCGAATACTTCTCCTACAGTGAGGGTTGATGGGACCAACGCGTACCTTTCAGCCTTGGCTCGCGTTGACAAATGGAGGGTCGACAACGGTAGCCAATCACACGATGGCATAAGGGAAGGGATGGCGCAAAAGTATGCTGATCCACATCATACGTTGACTTGTGAATATTTAGAAACCTTCGTGTCGGCATTGGATGAAGATGGTTTCGTCGGAATGAAACATGAGTAAGTGCGACGGCATCGAAGTTCGCAAACACAGCCGATCAGCGACGAGCACGGTCTTTAATGCCACCGCCTCGCCTCCTCCGTGTGTGTCACGTCATCAGTGACGTGCGGCGCCACTTCAAGGGGAGGCTCTGTTTTCACAGTCCCGCTGGAACGATGCATCTTACGACGAACTGTCCCACGACACGCGGCACGAGTACCATGATGTTCCGCAGTGTGCCGCTCGTGACTTATCCTCGTCTTGTTCGATAGCGCTACGCCAGCTAGTAGATGCATTGCCACcgactctctgtctctctctcccgTTCATTAGCCGCCTCGTATGATCGAAGTGCAAGCCACGACAACGGAGTTGGAGGAACAGTGCTTCTCGTCCTTGTGAATCGAGCCTTTCCACGTTCCTGAGGTGTTCCCGGGGGCTCAAGAGGGGGCCCATCCGTTTCGCCAATCTGGGGGCATGTACGTAAGAAGGGTAGAGAAATGTTCTAGAAGCAGCCCGTAACGAGCACTAAAGAATGCACTGCGGGTCGCGCATCCTCACTGTCATTTTGGCCACGGCGTTGACTTCGATTTCGGCGCATTCTATTAATGTctccatgtgtgtgtgtgtgtgagagagagagagttgtcatTTGGGAATGGGAATGCACGGCAAACATCAGCAacaaggaggagaggaggaggtggaAGGCACTCTCCATGGCGACGTTCTCGACGCCGTCATCTCCCGTGTGTCCGCCCTCGACCTCCTGCCCGCCTCCCGCGTCTCCAAGGCGTGGCGGGCCGCCGTCGTCTCCTCCGTCCGCCACTCCCCCCGCCGCCCCCCGCCGTGGCTCGTCCTCTACGTCCAGGGACGCCGGGGGACCGCCACCACCCACGCCTTCGATCCCCTCTCCCGCTCGTGGCGCTCCATAACCCGCGTGCCCTGGTGCAGCTTTCCGGCGGGGCCCCACTCCCCCGTGCCGCAGGTCTCCACCTACGCCTGCTCCCAGCGCGGCGGCACACGCCTCTACGCCCTCTCCCCATCCGGGTTGGCCCTCGCCAGAGATCCCTTCAGCACCGTGTGGCGCGAGTTGGAGGCGCCGCGCTACTGGCGGACGGACCCGGTGGTGGCCCTCGTGGGGCCCCACGTCGTGGTGGCGGGCGGCACGAGCGAGTTCGAGGACGACGCGAACTCCGTCGACGTGCACGACGCCTGCAGTGGCGGGTGGGAGGCCAGCGAGCCGATGCCGGAGGCCTTCGGGTGGTCGTCGGCGTTCTCAGCGGCGGCGAACGGGAATAGGTTGTATGTGATGGACAAGTGGTTTCCCTTCACCGCGAGCTGGTTCGACCCGGCCGCCAAGCGGTGGGGGCCGACGCGCCGGGTGAGCATCCCGGATCCGACCGTGCGCCACGCGGCCATGGGGTTCGGGAACGGGCGCCTACTGCTGGCGGGGGCGGGCGGGAGCGGGACGGGGGCGGGATGGAGGGCCGAGAGCGTGCGGCTGTGGGCGGTGGATGAGGAGACGCTgcaggtggaggaggaggtggggAGGATGCCGAGGGAGATGGTGGAGGGGCTGGTGGACGACGCGGGATGGGGCTTATGGTCGATAGGGTTCTTGAGCGAGGGGGACTATGCGTACGTCTACAACCCGTCGTACCTGGGGGAGTTCTTCCTGTGCGAGTTCGAGGAGGGAGGAGGGTGCAGGTGGGAGAGGATTCTGCGTCCAACGTGCGTGGAGGCGCGGCCGATGCACAGGGTGGTGTTTGGGTGCTCGGAAGTGAGCATGGATGATCTAAAGACGGCTGCAAATTGATGGTTCGGCCTCCAAGTTTGGCGATCGGAGGTCATCCAATTTCTGGGTTGTGTGCACCGCTGCAGGTTGGGCATGGATTGAGAAGAGCCAGAGGCTGTCTCGTCCTTTCCTCTGCTACAGGAGGTGGGGTGCAGTGCAGTGCATTTGAAACTTTGATGAATATGCTCTCTCTATCTTCTTCTGTAATGGAGAATGTGGGCCGAGTCTGAACCGATCCAATTCTCACGCGGGTGAATGTTGTGTAACCGATGAGTCAAACgagatcaataatgacaaagcactaaaaataaaaagaatgagaATCAACGAAGAAAAGTAAAAGCAAGTGATGTTAGATTCTTAGCAATCAAATCTTTCCGTCCACAATTGTTATTAAAACTAAAAATCAACGAAAAGATGAGTTGTAGTTAATAGTCCGCTGATTCGACTCTAACCTCTATTCTCACATATCAATATCAGCCGACAGAGGATTTAAAGAAACAACTCTTAGAGCAGAATGCGGATGACACAGGAGAGAGACAAAATGACGggggataataataataataatggggtGTTGAAGGCAATGGTAGACAGCATTCTTAACCCACCGGAAACCAAAATATATGAATCCGAATAGTTCTCCTACGTGATATCGTCCTTATCGTCAAGTACATCTCTGTATGGACGAGcgacaagaagaaaataatagatACTAAGATACTAAGTTTCCATCGCCCAAGTAATAAGACCAAACACTCTCTGACACTCCAACTTCCTCGCCTCCAGCTGGGAAAAGTATGTTCAACACAGTTAGCATCGAAGAACGTGGAAAAGAACTGTCGAAGCGTTGGCaggaataaaaaaatgaataaaataaaaaatccaaGAACGTAGCGAGAAACCCAAAGTCCATGCTGACTGTAGATTGGTACTCATCGAGCTGGTGTGTCTAAAGCTACAAAATGATCCTATATTTGAGTATGTGTTATTTGGACAAAGCGAGCAAGAAACTACGTAAGGTGCTGCAATAAAAAAAACCAGAGAGCAAAGTCAGAGAAGGAAAGCTGGCCATTTCAAGTTCTTCTGGAAGGAGGATTTCTTCATAATTCATAAAGCACAGTGATGCATCACCAATTTGAGGAGACTTGTCCCAAATGCTATCTTACCTACAGAGAGCTTCTTGGCCTGATTTCTAGAGCACCATGTGAATTATGGTCTTTAACATTTGAAAAAAGAAGGAACTGTGAGACTCAGCAACCAGTGAATGAATCCATCGGGTTGTTTTTTCACATGATAGGTTACAGGTGATTAGTGCATAGAATTTTAAGCAGTAGGCAACAGGTTACATGATTTATTACATGGCAGAGTAAAATTTCAATCTGGTTGTTTGAATATATCTCCACTATCTTCACCTAAGGGAGGAAAAACTAACTAGCGTCGACAACAAGAGAAGTGAACTTACATGTATGCTTATGTAGTTCATGGAATATTTACGAAGCAACTCCATATGGGAGAAGGGCAGCAGCCACTGGCCTTCCTTCTTCGCTTAATATATTGTAAGTTGAAGCAGCATTCCTCtgtcaaaaaaaaaaggggatatTACGTAGATGAACCACACCTGCTTAAAGCACCAGATGCAGACTCAAATATAGATAAGAGGGATTTAATATAGATAAAAGGTACAGATGATTATTTTAGTGCAACAAGAAAAATAGAGCAATCTTTTAATCTATTAGTACACAAAATAACTAAATAGAGTATAAAAGAATACCGAGTCAATTGCTTCCAGTTTCATTCCAGTAGAACGAATGAATTGTCGCAGTTGAGGGCTTACTGGCTGAATGTGCCTTCCACAGCCAAGAATCAGAATCTCTGAAAAGCAGATAAAACTTAGATGATAAGCAATCAAAATAGATCAAAATATAAGGCaacaaaaaaagtaaaaattgGCAGGGAAAGAATAAAACTCAAGAACAAAGATGATAGGTCAGACATTATGCAGAAAACAAGTATTAAATTTTGACAAGTTCCATAAGATATATTGAGATTTAATAATACTTATCAATTAAAAATCTCAACCTGTTCATTCATAATAAGACATAGCTCCATCAATTGTTAAGATATCATGGGAAAAATACAAAGTCCAGATTTTTCTTATAGACACACATgcttcaacaaaagttgcatcAACACAGAAAACTATGTATCTAGCTCAACTCTTAAAGTGTATCGAATAAGAATACAGAATTGCACTCAGTCTCTTGGtttaaaagagaaaagaaaaaaaaaacaataccaGGCCAGATATACAGCAGACAAAAAAGATTCACATAAAATTTGCAACTGTGAAAGCCTATATGTGAGAAGAACACAACAAAGTGCCTGTATAACATATACCTGGAACTGGCCTCAGAATCTTGAATACTGATAAACTGCACttggtacaaaaaaaaaaaaaattgtgttagTAAGCGACATCACATATAAGAACTTTGCAGGTTCATATACATAAACAAACAAAGCTAAAGCACACGGCTAAGTGAGGCGTATAAATCCATCATACATTCTCACTCAAAACCCAAGAATTTCACAATTAATAACTGCACATGATCAAGTTATAAGCAAATTTTGTGAATACCTTTCAGGGGTTATCTCAGAAAATGTTTTTGGTACCCATGTCATGAGCTTATTTTCCACAACAAGCAAGCTGCCTTCATACTTGACACCATTGACAGTAAATCCTGTATCGCCATACCtacaaattaaaattaaaatgataatatCATAATCGAATAATCAGATCAATCAATTATAGAAATAGCCCCTGCTGCAGCTCACCTACATGCCTAGATTAGGAACTAAAGAAGGCAATGCTCACGATTCTATCAAAATCACAAAAAATATTTAAGCAAGGGACTAAACAAGAATCACTTTCTAATACATTTACTTCAAAGAGAATTCTAGCAGATACAGAAGCTACAAATTTAAAGCATAACAGAAAAACACAAGTCATTGTTTCTATGAACATCTCTGGAAGGCATGATTCACTAATCTTTAGAAGGTAACATTGTCTTCGTTCCCATTAGTCATAAACAGAATATTTGACAATGCATTGGGTAGAACACCTTTCTAAATTAAAGTATTTCATTTTTTGCTTATATAGTCAAGCATTTGCAAATTCCATGGCTAAATATGTGTATTTAAAAAGGCATGTCTGTCAAAATTGAACTTTAGACAGCTCTGCTTGCGTAGGTGAGAGAACTGATTGTTTTGGGTGGGGCCAGGCTCAGATAGTGAGACTGATACTAAACAAACTGGTTGTATGGATGTCAATGTCACGCCATACTGGATCATTTCAAATTATTTGAGGAGAAACCTTTGCATATACAAGGTATATAAGAAATACATTACCAGTGAATAAGGTTAAGAATCAGCTTATGAGTTCTCATCAGCCATAAGAAAGGAAAGTTCTCattcatgaaaaaaaatcttttagtcATTCTAAAAGTTGACGACAGTTCTGTAAGGAGGCTGACTAAGACAGTGACAACAATACAACCTTTTTTTGCTTAAACAACCCATTATTGTCTTCATCACTTTTCATGACAAAATGTAAGAACAATCTTCAGCCCTTTTCAAGACAAAATGTTAAGCTATAAGAACTTAGCATTTAAATGACCTTTAAGTATCTGACAACATACATGTGGTTAGCTTGATCAAAGTGGGTAGCTCCAGTATACCCATAAGTCAGGAATATATGGCGTGAGTCGGTGTAACTATCGTGGTACAAATTCAGAAACAAATGCCCATTGTACCATACATGAAACTATCACCACATATCGCTTGAGCAATGACAATTAAATCCACTATCAGATTTTTATTACACCTCTCTTTTCCAAAACCTCAATCAAGCTTGTGTTACCCAGCTTCACAACAGTTCTACTGACTAACAAAGTGTGGAAGCCCTTGCTTGTCCTTTACGCACACCTGGCATGCTCAGTAAATTGATTCTTGTTTGAAAACTATAGGGATAAGGTTTCAAGGAGTTGGCAATTGATTGAAGATCTTGCTCCAAAGTTTAATGTCCCTTACAATGGATAACCTTTTAGCAAAATCTCATCAAGCATCAAGAGCTTGTAGTGAAGCTAAGAAATCATATACAAAATGAAAGAACTTTTCTTTCT
Coding sequences within:
- the LOC103977765 gene encoding F-box/kelch-repeat protein At1g23390-like, encoding MGMHGKHQQQGGEEEVEGTLHGDVLDAVISRVSALDLLPASRVSKAWRAAVVSSVRHSPRRPPPWLVLYVQGRRGTATTHAFDPLSRSWRSITRVPWCSFPAGPHSPVPQVSTYACSQRGGTRLYALSPSGLALARDPFSTVWRELEAPRYWRTDPVVALVGPHVVVAGGTSEFEDDANSVDVHDACSGGWEASEPMPEAFGWSSAFSAAANGNRLYVMDKWFPFTASWFDPAAKRWGPTRRVSIPDPTVRHAAMGFGNGRLLLAGAGGSGTGAGWRAESVRLWAVDEETLQVEEEVGRMPREMVEGLVDDAGWGLWSIGFLSEGDYAYVYNPSYLGEFFLCEFEEGGGCRWERILRPTCVEARPMHRVVFGCSEVSMDDLKTAAN
- the LOC135582317 gene encoding uncharacterized protein LOC135582317; its protein translation is MVGGGGGGQRVATMLPYLVKTLRKESIRPSNRTLPSLRRTFSLYDQINLIDTVPEDQLRFHGYGDTGFTVNGVKYEGSLLVVENKLMTWVPKTFSEITPESLSVFKILRPVPEILILGCGRHIQPVSPQLRQFIRSTGMKLEAIDSRNAASTYNILSEEGRPVAAALLPYGVAS